The Mytilus galloprovincialis chromosome 2, xbMytGall1.hap1.1, whole genome shotgun sequence genome has a window encoding:
- the LOC143062444 gene encoding uncharacterized protein LOC143062444, with protein MANAQLDIQFVTNRLGNQSIIHNGYQFRVKTRRDERVYWICTTRNCPATLNTRNNIPTKLPNGHNHDSHKVKLKVDEILQTIKKRCREDTTPVPTIYEQEVIKLRNPEWNDETQEVVENLPTFESCRGSFYNERSKLIPALPKTRNEINLAESWTVTTVGEQFLMADDGLHDRIMMFTTRQNLTHLTAADIIYGDGTFYTCPDVFFQLYTFHAFVDGAIYPLVYALLPGKSQIIYTRFLTLLKEACQRFDLQLQPTTIFLDYEVAVRNAAYQVFPGITGKGCFFHYTQCIWRKAQDTGLQTHYKNNNDITRLVRRAAVLPLVPMQHVEDIWLNALEEIDEANTNINTLAFTDYVTEYWVETNRHLWNHYDTVGPRTNNHLEGWHHKLKNHVEHPHPNIFNLVKLLKKQQAAIEVRLIQYSAGGKRRQRKRKYIEIDTRLADLKQRLQDNSMTPVEYADAASYLLHIN; from the coding sequence ATGGCAAATGCACAGCTAGATATTCAGTTTGTTACCAATAGACTAGGCAACCAGAGTATTATCCATAATGGGTACCAGTTCAGAGTAAAAACTAGACGAGATGAAAGAGTATACTGGATATGTACTACACGTAATTGTCCAGCAACATTAAATACTCGCAACAACATACCTACCAAACTACCAAATGGACACAATCATGACAGCCACAAAGTTAAACTCAAAGTAGATGAGATACTTCAGACAATAAAGAAACGGTGCCGAGAGGACACTACACCAGTTCCAACTATATATGAACAAGAGGTAATTAAATTACGCAACCCAGAATGGAATGACGAAACACAAGAAGTAGTAGAAAATCTGCCAACTTTTGAATCCTGCAGAGGTAGCTTTTACAATGAAAGATCAAAACTCATACCAGCACTACCAAAAACACGCAATGAGATCAACCTAGCAGAATCCTGGACAGTCACTACAGTTGGAGAACAGTTCCTTATGGCAGATGATGGTTTACATGATAGAATTATGATGTTTACTACACGTCAGAACCTAACCCACCTTACAGCAGCTGACATCATATATGGTGATGGGACATTTTATACATGCCCAGATGTATTTTTTCAACTCTATACATTCCATGCTTTCGTTGACGGAGCCATCTACCCACTGGTTTACGCATTACTACCCGGTAAAAGCCAAATCATCTACACAAGGTTCTTGACACTACTCAAAGAAGCATGCCAACGCTTTGATCTACAACTACAACCAACTACTATATTCTTAGATTATGAAGTTGCAGTACGTAATGCAGCTTATCAAGTATTTCCTGGTATAACTGGCAAAGGTTGCTTCTTTCATTATACACAGTGTATATGGCGAAAGGCTCAAGATACTGGTCTTCAGACTCACTACAAGAACAACAACGATATCACCAGATTGGTTCGACGTGCAGCAGTTCTTCCACTTGTACCAATGCAACATGTAGAGGACATTTGGTTGAATGCATTAGAAGAAATAGATGAAGCCAACACAAACATCAACACATTAGCATTTACAGACTATGTTACAGAATACTGGGTTGAGACTAACCGCCACCTTTGGAACCATTATGACACAGTAGGCCCAAGAACCAACAACCACTTAGAAGGCTGGCATCATAAACTGAAGAATCATGTAGAACACCCACACCCAAACATCTTCAACTTGGTAAAACTCCTGAAGAAACAGCAAGCAGCTATTGAGGTTAGACTCATTCAATACTCAGCAGGTGGTAAACGTCGTCAACGTAAAAGAAAGTACATCGAAATTGACACCAGACTAGCTGACCTAAAGCAGAGACTACAAGATAATAGCATGACTCCAGTGGAGTATGCAGATGCCGCATCGTATCTGTTACATATTAATTAG